The Takifugu flavidus isolate HTHZ2018 chromosome 16, ASM371156v2, whole genome shotgun sequence genome contains the following window.
AAATGTTGGAAATGTTTGGAAATTTGGGCACCCGAGCTTCGTGCGACGCTATCGCTGCTCTGCCAGACGGGGCTCCTTTCACACGTATGTCTGAAAGCCTGATCTTTGCCAGTCAGCCAGGTGCTGCTTTATCTCATGCGTGAGATTTGAATGCTTCCAGGGCTGCTTCACGTTTATTTCTGGAAAGTCCTGGCACTGCTGCTGGCCTGAGGAAATCAGCATTGCAGAGCTGCGGGAGCCAGAAACAAATTTAACtacagctggagagagaaacaCTGCTGAAATATAGCTGCAGGCAACAGACTAACTTTTCATCACTTTTTAACGTGTCTTGCAGATTACATAGTTATACGAAGTATCAGCCTTCAATCAATCATCAGAGTTGCGTAAAAACCACCTTAATGGGGTTTTCACCACTTAAGTACAGGTAGCAGCCTCCCGTGGTTAGAGATAATAGCTAACTGGCACCAGTTACGGGTTTACTCCTGTAGCGACTAAAATGTGTATGTATTTGATGGCTTTATATACGACTTGTCAGATGACAATTATGTTTGACTTCAGTTCAGTCAGAATTTGTGCGTGAAAGAAATAATATTTGTCTTTTTGGAGCAGATAGCTGAACCATAATGACTTCCAGAGAGAGaagtgttgggtttttttcccacccTGGTCTGTCCCAAAACAAATATAGTACGTAAATTGTTAGTTGGTGACACCACAACTCATATGTCTCTGCTCATGGTGTCTTAGGAGACACAATCATGGGAAGCTAGTCAAAATTTTATATAACACTGGGCTGGAGTTTTGGTTGTGTGAGATTTGGACGTTGCTATGTGTGCTGACACTGACTCGGGCGTTAATCTGTGGAGATGAGCCGGCCATGGCTTTCTTAAAACTATGGATTAAGATAGAAATATGCAGAAGAATGCAGAAATCAGTTGTGTAAGAGTTGGAGGTGGCTGATCAGCTGCACTCAGTGGTGATTAGGTGCACCGAGGGGCCTGCAGCTGCACTCATTTGGCGGAGTTGTtcctgatctgctgctgctctataGACAAACTCGTTCCTCAGCGTCTGTACAATCGTTCCTGTGTTATTTCCCTGGTTTCTCTTACCTCTCTTCTCAGTCACCCCTGaacttttgtttatttatcctTTTGATAGAATCAGTAGGTTTTTGGTGAATAGTTTCCTTTCCAAAACAATCATTTCAGGGACCCATTTTCTGTTTGCGTGGTGACTTAGCTTATTATTAGTGCTGTATTTGTCATTAATCTGTGGGCTTGAGGTGACCCAACAGTGGCTTCAATTTCCACCATAATAATAAAGTCTCTTTATCCATCACATACTTGAGTCTCCAATAACACGAACTACAGGTGCAGATGTGGTAACAACTCCACATAGAAGGTTTCCTAACCCTAGAATCAGGTCCCTAAAGCACTGCAATGCACCAGGCCTTAATCAAACCAGTATTTATTTGTGCAAGTGTTCAGCTGCCTCCCTGAAAAAACATTCCCACAGTTTTGCAAATGCTGTTGCGATCAATGGCAATCAAAAGAGCAGCCAGCTTgaacccagaggagaagacaaagtgatgcttAAAGCTTGTCTATGGACAGAATTCCTATTTCTCGTACCGTAAATGCCTTTTTCTGAGTTAGGATGTGGCCTGTGATGGGGGAAATGGAACGCTGTCTAATGCAGCCAGGCGCTGTGCTGTTTCTTTTTGACACCCACAAGTGTTAACTATAAACATCAAGCACGTCTAACTTTAGGTCAGGTGGGACTCGGCCTGATGTTTAGACCAAACAACCTTGAAGGCAAAGTGCAAAAGATATCGCAGGCCAAATTTGCCTGTGTCGTGTTCAGGGGACATTtactgtaaaatgtaacaaaaaacAGTAATAACATAAtttggatgaaaaaaaaagaatacaatGAGTGGACTTATGCATGTGCAGTTCCACAGGATGCTGTGAAATTGCATGTGGGTTAAAGctctttttcaaaataaagtcacGGTTGAGCCCACGCTCAAAGGTGCTATTAGACCCTCATTTGAATGATATGATCTGTTAAATCCCTATTTTCTTTTGCCAACATCAGGATAATGTACCAGAAAGAAAATGCATGTAATCCTCAACGCCTTAAACTTTATCTGAACTTCTTAATAAAAGCACCAGCCTGTTATTGTCTGGATTTATACAATGATGCGCGCACGCTAGCACAAGCTAGCCAGCTTTTCTAAATGAAAAGCAGCCATTAAGCATCTTGTGAGGTCTCCATGAATGTGCTCGCCCGAGCAGCACCGTCCGAGCAGCACCGTCTGTTTGTCTCACAGTTTGCAATCTGGGATgacaaaaatggcaaaaataaacCCCCCACAGAACAGGACAAAAGCTCCGTCTTCTTTTTTGGGGATGACACAACACTTTCTCTGTGGGAAGGCTGCGTTCTGAGCAGTGACTTGAACACAGAGACGCGGGAGTCACGGCGCTCTCTAATTTGGGCACACTGCAGCCGTCTCAAGTCACCACAGCTGTAAACCTGTTAACCAGACAGATCCACATGTAAAACTTTCCTTTCCCCTTAACATAATAATTACAATGTCAGTTTGAAGAGCGCTCCCCCTCAATTGCAGCATGTTTAAGTTTAACTGCAACGACAGCTTTCTGGAAGATCTTTCGAGGACAGGCCTGACAGCTATTTTGAGTTTCTGACCTTTTGAGAAAGCCTTTGATAATCCTTTCTGTAACTCAAACTAaatctccttttccctctggtTAACACAGTTACTGTAAATGTAATTTCCCCAAGCGTGCAAGCGCTCATGGCTAATGCACACTCTGCGACCTGCTACCtcgtttttgttgtttttttcccctctctcagCTATTTACAGTCGTATATTTCAAACAAAACCTCCAAATGTGGAAGCTTGAGGTCCTGTGGTAAAGGAATGGGGAGGTCTAATACTGCTGCACCTTTCCTGCTCCAGTGTTTGCACAAGTCTAGTCGCTTTCTGGTCAGCTGGCAAATAAATCTGTAGGCGTAGTCCCTGTTTGAGTCCTAACTTAttccagacaaacagacaggtggGCCTGCGTTGCATCTGGACACAGTTTGAATTTGAGCATGTTTTGCGTCACAGAAACAGACTTCTCAAACAGTCCTCCTTGACCAGAGCAGCCATTTCCTGGAGCTAACTTGTTGGTGGTGGGAGTGAAGgaaaacatttctgtttttgaatGAAATGTCATATATGTATGTATTAAAGATCAGCCCAATATTTGTTTTGCAGCGTGGAGAAGCTCTAATTGTTAGCATACATATTAGCGGGACAAACACTCGTTGATACTAAAGCAGATTTACCAATATGTGTATCATCGTACcatcttgattttcttttaccAGTGATTAACTGTCATGATAGTACAGGTGAGTGATTACAAGCCCCCTATTTTTAGAGCTCTGGAATTATTATCAGCTATTTTGTAGCCAAGAGTGCAGTTAAGCATATTCGCAGAACAGTCAGTGATGCCATCACAGTAGGCTCTTTATTAAAGAATTTGTAAGAAGGTTCCAGTTAGTTGCTGTTGCAGGATGAGTTAGAACACCATTACTGTTTCTAaattgctaacattagctctTTGTAAAGCTAAAATTAGGACTTTAGAACAGAAATAGCAGGAGACTCATTCTTGGTTCCTTATTTCAAAGCTCTTTGCTTTCACTTTATGCACAGTGTGAACCCCCTCTGTTTATTGTGGAGTTTGATCTCGTTTATAACTCGCAGACAAGTGGTTTGCCTCATTGAAATTAAGGTAATTATATTCCACGCCTGTACACGTGCAGCCACTAGGAGCTATACTTTCACCAGCTATTATCTCTCCAAGGTTTTGTGACTCAGAAACACCCGTTCCCTAAATTAAAGGTTAGAAAAGTGCCTGGCATTATAAACGTCGGAGGCAGCCCAGTGTTTCCAGCCTGTCAGTCTACGTCTGACAGTCTACGTCTCTGAGTGAGATTGAGCTTCGtctccagcagagcagcaggtaaCCTGAGGTGAGGCCCTCCAGGCCATTGACACACATCACAGAGAAGCCTCAAGCTTTGAGTAAACTTTGAATGGCAGTTAACTCCAAACACTTTAGCTTTAATGAAGTTAGTGGCTTTTCTATCTCTAAATCCAGCCCCAACCAGTGCATATGCTGCCAGTTTATACCATCCATGCGTCGACCCCAGTGTCCCCTCCTGGACACTAGGGGTCTCTGTGACTTTGTCTCTCAGTGTCTTGCAGGTCCTGATTGGAGTGACGGGCTGCACCAGGGTGCTGCCTAGTAAATGGGACGCTCccagtccctctgtctcttGGCTGGTTGTCCCTGCTGCCAGTCACTGCTTCTGTTCTACCATTTTCCCTGGGTGTACCAAACCTTTGGTAGTTTACTGTTTACTTGTAAAGAGGGTTTTGTTAGGCTTGGAGCCTTagttgttttgaaataaaaacgGTTTTCTTTTGTCTCTAGACGTGTCTGATCTCGACTGTTGTCACCGTAAGGAGCCCGATTGTGACACTTTTCATTGCCAGGAACACGTAGAGGCAGTTGTTGTCTTAGGCTCGACAAACTCTGCTGTTATCTGTGTTCATGAGACCTGTCAAACAGGTATGTTGACGCCCGGGGCTATCGCCATGGTTTTGCTGCTTTGTTAGGCAGTGTGGAAAGCACACGCAGAGTTATGGTACAGAACTGTGCATTGGTTTTGGTGTTTAGACAATGGGAAGCCGGAGTGCTTTATTTAGGACGCAGTGGTTCAGCGTGCCGTCGCCACAGTCCAGGCTGTGCTTTGATTTACTGCCGGAATTGGACCCACACGATTCGTCACTGTATGTTCGGTACAATTTGAATAAGGTTGGACTAACGTTATTGGTTAATTTGGTAGAATCTCATACGTGCCTCTTATTCTAAACCTTGAAGTAATAGACGACGGCCTGTCAACTCCCTCACGGTGTGTGACATCCTATCAATACTATTGCCTCTAATCAGCAACCGTTAGATCAAAAATCAACAACCGTTAGACCGGTGACAGTTCATGTAGCCTCTGGCAGTAGGCGGGAAGGTGTGTGCCTGACTTGCATGTTTGGAAAGATCACAGTCAATCAGTTTGAATGCGGTGAGCGCTGAAGGCTGACTGAAGTGAATGAAGTAAATGCACTTTAATACAGTTCAAATTGCTAAAGTAATCCCCCATTAAATGGGACAAATACACTACTAAAATGATTATAGGTTAAGGCAAACACAGACAGGTTTCGTGTAGTTTTTGATCAGGGAACACTCTGAACGGCTCACTGTATGTTTTTTGGATGCAAAGTCAGGCCCTCGAGTGCGGGGACGTGTCGGCGCATATAGCCACAACGCGGACAGACGTCAGTGGGTTTTACGTCAATCCAGAATATTCCTTTTTTGTGTTGGTGTTCACAAAAGACTTAATGAGGGCCTTGAAATGTCATCAAGATGTTTCCAGGAATTCAGAAAGAGAATGCGGAGCTCAGCAATGATGGAATTTAACTGAGCTGCGACTTGATCTTTGTTTCTCTACATGAGAGTATTTTACTCTTCAAAGGGGATTATTTGGGATCCCTGCAGTGGTTATTTCGGCATGAATGAGCCCTTCTGTGCTAACTTTTAAACCTTCCTGCGGCCTTCCCTGCAGTACGTACAGCTTTAGATAGCGGAGGGAGGGCGTTTTCAGCCCCGGCGGTTGATATCAGGGGGGCACCGGGACACTTTTAACTCACTGGCATATCTGTTGTGGTGAAGGGCGTGTTCATCTGTGGGGAAGGTTGGCACAAATTATATACGATCCCACGTTTTTTCCCAGAGTACAGTTACAGTAAGTTAACATGACACACGCTCTGTAATCACGGTCAGATGCAAAGTTTTGCAGATAAAGCCCTGAGAACCTGCAGCCCAGAACACACGTGCTCTGCTGTGAGAGCTTTCCATAGAATTTAGGCCTCTTTGCAGTGTTTCCAGGATCTCCAGCCACTTAAGCACAATTACCTCGTAAAAGAATCAAAAGTTGAACCTGGACCAGTCTAAATACGATGAACTGACCTATAAGTTTGGACCCAAGTGTGAAATAAAGCCTAATTACAGTCGATTTGATATAATTTCTCCTGGCATATTgtccatttaaatatttaaaaatatatctaTTTTTAGAGTTGGTACAGATGAATGAATGTAGATGAAGCTGCCAGGCTTTAGTTTTCACTTTAGCGTTAGATTTAGTTTAGGTTTTTCCTGTTCCCATCAAACCCAAATGGTCCCAAGATGAAAGGTCCTGGACACAGGACACAAGGCCTCGGAACACAGGAACAAATGATGCAAAACGCCAGTCGGGCCCCTTGAGGACACGCTCTCAGCTCCACATTAATgttgcaaaaagaaaacagaagatttCCAAAAAGGAGATCTCATTATCCGTCCAAAGTGGACTCTTTAATCTCAGAGTCTGTTTATATCTGTCAACGGTTGATTTCAGGCTGATTTCCCTACAGATGAAGttgattttgatatttttgaaaGCAAGAGAAAGAGACGGAAAGTAGCTCTGAGATAATAGTGGCGGTGTTACCAGATGTTGTGTTACCCTGCTGTATTGCTGTGTAAATTAAACTCTGACCTGTGGTACCAGACAGAATGACCGAGAATGACCTTTTTACAACACTGCTCAAGAATTCCCTGAGATTTAACTAAACGTCTTTGATAATCTAAAGATAATTAACGGTATCCAGGTCCTGTATACCAGGATTCAGGTTTGATTGAAATAAGATGTCCGTCATCAAGAAGATAATGCTGACACATGTAGAGATGCCCTCCGCAATAACCCCAGAGCAGCAAAACAAGGAAGCATCAGAACAATCTTATTCCTGGCATTTGAACTATATCATCCAGTATCTGTCCCAACCTTCTGTTCAGGGCAGGGTGAGTGTCTGTGGtcactccccctcctttctGTGTCTCCAGTACGCCACCCTTTAAATTTTTCCCAGTGGCGCTCTGCCAAACCCCAAGGTAGCAAACCATGAAAATGAGATactgagtttaaaaaaaaccccaaatcttCTTCTATTTATTCTCCTTCTTGTCCTGTTGGATCTGTAGAATTAGTATTTCTGGAGAAAGTGGGAATTAAAGTTCAATCCATTTGGGTTTTCTGGAACCTTACCATTATTGCTGCCAGAACGGTTGCAAATTAAGATTCTCCTTGTCTCCCGGCAACCACAGAGACGCTGAAAAATGCGTCACAAGGGCCACGATAGGGTAATTTGTGGCTTTGACTATAAATATGATGCGTGATGCACGGCATCCTGCAATTTTTGGATTCTGACGCAGCATTTCTATTCATCATTATGTTTCTAAACTGTTCAATTACTGCTGTAATAAACCATTTATTTGTGAATAAATTCCCAAAGCGCCTTGTATTACTTTTAACCTCTGCTCTCGCTCATCAACAGATCACCTGATGTCTGAGTTTACAAACGCTGCTTGTGAATTTTTAATACCTACGAGCTCAACCATGGCTGTTTATCAACCACAGGTAGTCAAAACATTCCCCTGAAAATGACTCGGCCGAGTCCAGTACTGGGATCCACCCAGCGGTCAAATGGTCATAAGGCAACGCTTACAGAGACGATAGTGAAAGGTCTGTTACGCCCTAGAACCTTAATCTCCAATTCTTAATCCAGGGCCTAAACAATGGTTGAATATTTGACAAAAAATAATTCAAGCTGCGTTAAAAACAATGTGGAGCAATCCTGTAGCTGCAAGGAGGCGTGGAAGTGTGCTATACTTAATCCGttaattcatttaatgttctctctctctctctactctctctctctctctctctctctctcacacacacacacacaccacacacacacaccacacacacacacacacacacacacacacacacacacacacacacataccatttattcacactctctctcacatacacacatgatTAGGGGCATTTTAGAGTCCTAATTGAGAGCGTCTTGCCAGGATGTGAGTCTTCCTCTGAACCGCCCATGTTAAATCCCCCCAGCTGTAGTTTATCCCAGTAATCCCAGAAATAAACCCTGGCCAGGTCGCCAGTCCATCTCATGACAGAAAAATGTGAGACATTTTAGTAAAAGCTTTAAAAGTCTTAACAAGTCTTATAACACCCACATTATGACATGTTACATAAACTGTTTGAACAATGAAACTGGGGAACAATGGAAACCTCATTAGGGTCAAAAACCATAAACCCGATTCCTGCAGTAAAGGCTAGGGGACATTTTCCCGTCACACATAATAATTTACGATTTAAATGCTGGGTCACAACTGGTCACTTATCCTAAGACATTAACCTACAAGTTGCTGTTCCAGAACTCCCAGAATACATCACGATTATAACTGCACTTATGGTTAACCTCAATGACcaaattacaacaaaaatagacaaatagatttaatcccatttttatttatgtttccaAACTGGATGCGGTGACACGCCATTTTACAATTACTCTCAACTCCTTGACCCGTCTGCTATTTTGCACCACACAATCGTGTATTTCGatgtgtttttcagtttgtcttgATCAACATAGATGCACATCAGCGCACGTGGAGAAGCGAGTCACATGGAGCCCGTCACTTGTTAACTTTCTATTCCCAGCTAAACGCACACAGAGGAAACCAGATTGCTGGATGCATATATATGGCACTGGATAGAGGTCAGGTTCTCTCTGGTCATTAGACTGACCACCGGTGGTTTCCATGTGTAACCCCACTGTCTGACCCGTGAGAGATTTGTCCCTGAGTGTCCTCCACAAATCAGTTTATAGCTACCGCTGTCTACAGCGTCTCTTGGAAATGTCTGACATCCTGCCCTTTAAAAGTGCGTGGCTTGCTCTTCTGAATTTTCAAACCAGTTATTTGCACGATGTATTTTCTTTAATCTAATTAAGGAAAGTTCATGAATTGGCTTCGGTGTTTGTCGAGAAGAGAGATTTAAATGGAGGATGatcaggaaggaagaggggatattcatgagcagacacacatttgcataaaataaaattctaaGATCCAGAGCAGTATTTACAAACAGTATTTCTAAGATCCAGCACAGTCTAAGTGCATCATGTTTCCGTGGAGGCTACAAAATTGTGGTTCTGCAAACTCTTTCTGGCAGACATCACACGTCTGCCCTCTGTCCAGTCGGAACTTTGTTTTTGAGGCCTGCATCTGACGAGGAGAGACAAGAAGGGCAAcaggcttcagaaaaacaaGGGAAGAAAACATGCAGTGTTCACTGGAACAAAGTCAACACTGCATGTGACACATGCTGTCCGACTCACCCGCATGACATTGTGCCGCATGAGCTCTGCCTCACTCAGCGCCTTCTGCAGCATTGTCATTCGCCTCTGGTGCAAAGTCTCTCTAAAAGATCCAAATAAGAACTTGGAGGCAAGCTGAACAGACCAGGAGTCAGGCAGCAGATGGACGACCTTCGTTGCTGCAAAGACCCCAGGATTGTTACTGAGAAGATCTACAGTGGCGCTGATGAGGTCCTCGGAGCTCAGGTATATTTGGAGCAGGGTGAGAAACAGGGTCTCCCTGAACTGTGAGTCTCTGCCTTGTGCAGCCCTGAAGCAGTAGGCCTCTGCTGTTTTAGGGTCATGACCCTGAACAAGCAGATGAAGTGCTTCAGAGTATTTTCCTGCTCTGCCAAGGAGAATGGCTTTCTCCTTGTGCAGGAATGTTGATTTGACATGCtctgaaacaggaaaatgagacaTAATTTCAAATTTAGCTGTAATACAGGAACAATTTTAACATCCAGAGTGCCACAGTACCATACACAATGGAAATGTCATAGAATTTAGATTCCCATAAATGCTGCTGCAACTTCTCTCTtgtctttaaatgcatttcctcCCCCACTTGCAGTATCCGATCAGCATAAGCCAGGGCAAGATAGTTGTGATGTCTCTCCTCCTGAGGGCAGGCATCACATCACAGtagatttaattaaaacaatacaTTGTTAGATTTAATGTAGGTTTTCCCACTGCACCCACCTCACTTTTTAAGTTGTGTATTAAGAACTCCAGATACAAAAGCATTGCCAGTGGATACTCCTCTAAAAGAGCCAGGACATCTCCAGATTCCACTTGATCTTCTGGACGACGCCCAGTGAAAATATGCACACCTATCTTTTAAAAAGGGACATTGTAACCATCAAGAAATATCTTATTGCGTTAATAAAGCATTTTTGGTGATGTACAGAACAGCGTTCAGCAGTTGTTTGGGCCAACTCTGCCCCCTTGTGGTAAATGCATGTATTAAAATACCTCCTGGTTTCTTTTTAACGTCCAGTCTGCAAATTTCCACACAACATCTCTGTCTTGCATTTCACTTAGAGTCCAAACTATGTGTTCATATACATCTGTGAATGAGTCATCTTTGTGGATACCATCTGCAAGGTTCACCCAAATCTGTGGGAATGAAACATTTCACAGCGACGTTATTGACTAAACCAGTAAAATGGATATTTTAGGAAATTATACCTGAATTGCGTCCGTTAATTTTCCGTGACTTTGGAAGAGAGAACCTAATGCGTAAAACCTGCGAAAGAGTCCTTTGCTCAGTTGCTCACTCATTTGACACACTCACAAAAAATGCCATAGAAGAAACGCGTTACGCATATTACGACATATTACGACGACTGTTATACGACAAATAAGCAATACATTTCAAGAAAAGTTAATTTATTCTTACCTTTTGTGCTTCTCCAGAACAGGAACACAGAGGTCCAGTTCGCATTTGTTGGGAGACGcaacaaactgctgcagagatTCAGCGTCTCCCAGTTCCACATACAAACGCAAGAGGGCGCTGTCAACTTCTTTAACGGACGCCAGCACTTGCTGGGTGTCTCTGACAGTTAGGAGAAACTCTTCCAAGAAGTAAAGGTAAGACAGAAAGACACTTCTGTCCTCTTCCCAGCGTGAACGGAGATCtttgatcttgtttttttcATGAAGCTGAGAATGAAAGTCTATTCCGATAATTGACTGCATGTCCGGGTACAGTTGGATGATTTCTCTCGGGTCCAGATGACCTTTACTGAACAGTGATGAGGATTAATGTATGCATGACTTTG
Protein-coding sequences here:
- the si:ch211-266g18.9 gene encoding transforming growth factor-beta receptor-associated protein 1 isoform X3, whose protein sequence is MCRKPWLSCACVHTEWDCNNADKYFLSGCGHMWRQYQVSFHKLQKEFRRKGQQQREPIPALKKIQHVSLFEVWNPLLPDQTPHVQMVTTSSRRKVIQIHVVGVDSWEVMKEILVLQDPVALAVDGSSMCYATTDKYLLCDIHTGSSEELFPHSHSRQQAIVFSVGQGEFLLNGPEYLGMFVMKTGTCQRPPLQWPREVLAAAMCFPYIVTLQPQFLSIYSMVDLQQKQTVNLQGAKGLLSASDGVLVFTERDVFNLRLVPFQEQIQALVQEGKVEEASLLLDGVQAHCLPDSCKQELQQNISCLAGFAKLYKQDFSEAKDLFIKGHLDPREIIQLYPDMQSIIGIDFHSQLHEKNKIKDLRSRWEEDRSVFLSYLYFLEEFLLTVRDTQQVLASVKEVDSALLRLYVELGDAESLQQFVASPNKCELDLCVPVLEKHKRFYALGSLFQSHGKLTDAIQIWVNLADGIHKDDSFTDVYEHIVWTLSEMQDRDVVWKFADWTLKRNQEIGVHIFTGRRPEDQVESGDVLALLEEYPLAMLLYLEFLIHNLKSEEERHHNYLALAYADRILQVGEEMHLKTREKLQQHLWESKFYDISIVYEHVKSTFLHKEKAILLGRAGKYSEALHLLVQGHDPKTAEAYCFRAAQGRDSQFRETLFLTLLQIYLSSEDLISATVDLLSNNPGVFAATKVVHLLPDSWSVQLASKFLFGSFRETLHQRRMTMLQKALSEAELMRHNVMRMQASKTKFRLDRGQTCDVCQKEFAEPQFCSLHGNMMHLDCAGS
- the si:ch211-266g18.9 gene encoding transforming growth factor-beta receptor-associated protein 1 isoform X1, with translation MLTSISCQAVVTCGGSTKSHFINFRKNSGGKDSSREVGTAEFGSFLKLILSLKIRNLDISLMAFRPFTQKHVFKKLVAPKERDKASIHSLECYGQNLYIGTKNASVQHLIFPRSSDGDQHPGQWSVREGRTRKLGSTSSVAQLRAVPLFNHLLVLCDRSIAALNMFSLEPIPALKKIQHVSLFEVWNPLLPDQTPHVQMVTTSSRRKVIQIHVVGVDSWEVMKEILVLQDPVALAVDGSSMCYATTDKYLLCDIHTGSSEELFPHSHSRQQAIVFSVGQGEFLLNGPEYLGMFVMKTGTCQRPPLQWPREVLAAAMCFPYIVTLQPQFLSIYSMVDLQQKQTVNLQGAKGLLSASDGVLVFTERDVFNLRLVPFQEQIQALVQEGKVEEASLLLDGVQAHCLPDSCKQELQQNISCLAGFAKLYKQDFSEAKDLFIKGHLDPREIIQLYPDMQSIIGIDFHSQLHEKNKIKDLRSRWEEDRSVFLSYLYFLEEFLLTVRDTQQVLASVKEVDSALLRLYVELGDAESLQQFVASPNKCELDLCVPVLEKHKRFYALGSLFQSHGKLTDAIQIWVNLADGIHKDDSFTDVYEHIVWTLSEMQDRDVVWKFADWTLKRNQEIGVHIFTGRRPEDQVESGDVLALLEEYPLAMLLYLEFLIHNLKSEEERHHNYLALAYADRILQVGEEMHLKTREKLQQHLWESKFYDISIVYEHVKSTFLHKEKAILLGRAGKYSEALHLLVQGHDPKTAEAYCFRAAQGRDSQFRETLFLTLLQIYLSSEDLISATVDLLSNNPGVFAATKVVHLLPDSWSVQLASKFLFGSFRETLHQRRMTMLQKALSEAELMRHNVMRMQASKTKFRLDRGQTCDVCQKEFAEPQFCSLHGNMMHLDCAGS
- the si:ch211-266g18.9 gene encoding transforming growth factor-beta receptor-associated protein 1 isoform X2, whose amino-acid sequence is MLTSISCQAVVTCGGSTKSHFINFRKNSGGKDSSREVGTAEFGSFLKLILSLKIRNLDISLMAFRPFTQKHVFKKLVAPKERDKASIHSLECYGQNLYIGTKNASVQHLIFPRSSDGDQHPGQWSVREGRTRKLGSTSSVAQLRAVPLFNHLLVLCDRSIAALNMFSLEPIPALKKIQHVSLFEVWNPLLPDQTPHVQMVTTSSRRKVIQIHVVGVDSWEVMKEILVLQDPVALAVDGSSMCYATTDKYLLCDIHTGSSEELFPHSHSRQQAIVFSVGQGEFLLNGPEYLGMFVMKTGTCQRPPLQWPREVLAAAMCFPYIVTLQPQFLSIYSMVDLQQKQTVNLQGAKGLLSASDGVLVFTERDVFNLRLVPFQEQIQALVQEGKVEEASLLLDGVQAHCLPDSCKELQQNISCLAGFAKLYKQDFSEAKDLFIKGHLDPREIIQLYPDMQSIIGIDFHSQLHEKNKIKDLRSRWEEDRSVFLSYLYFLEEFLLTVRDTQQVLASVKEVDSALLRLYVELGDAESLQQFVASPNKCELDLCVPVLEKHKRFYALGSLFQSHGKLTDAIQIWVNLADGIHKDDSFTDVYEHIVWTLSEMQDRDVVWKFADWTLKRNQEIGVHIFTGRRPEDQVESGDVLALLEEYPLAMLLYLEFLIHNLKSEEERHHNYLALAYADRILQVGEEMHLKTREKLQQHLWESKFYDISIVYEHVKSTFLHKEKAILLGRAGKYSEALHLLVQGHDPKTAEAYCFRAAQGRDSQFRETLFLTLLQIYLSSEDLISATVDLLSNNPGVFAATKVVHLLPDSWSVQLASKFLFGSFRETLHQRRMTMLQKALSEAELMRHNVMRMQASKTKFRLDRGQTCDVCQKEFAEPQFCSLHGNMMHLDCAGS